The Cucumis melo cultivar AY chromosome 6, USDA_Cmelo_AY_1.0, whole genome shotgun sequence genome includes a region encoding these proteins:
- the LOC103483945 gene encoding MLP-like protein 43, whose amino-acid sequence MGLYRKLETDVVIEAPAWKFHEMLHRNPHHVSNIASDKVQSCELHEGEWGKVGSIIYWNYVHDGKACVAKDLIEAVDEENNSFTWKVLEGDLLNHYKSFRLTIQSIPKDKGSVIHYTLEYEKLHEDIEDSHTFLQLCVDVAKAIDAHLKENNN is encoded by the exons ATGGGTCTCTATAGAAAGTTGGAAACTGATGTAGTAATTGAAGCTCCAGCATGGAAGTTTCATGAAATGCTTCATAGAAACCCTCATCATGTTTCCAATATTGCTTCTGATAAAGTACAAAGTTGTGAACTACACGAAGGCGAATGGGGCAAAGTTGGTTCGATTATTTATTGGAACTACGTTCATG ACGGGAAGGCTTGCGTGGCGAAGGACCTAATAGAAGCAGTAGATGAAGAGAACAACTCGTTCACATGGAAAGTGTTAGAAGGAGACCTTTTAAATCATTACAAGAGTTTCAGACTTACAATCCAAAGTATTCCAAAGGATAAAGGAAGTGTGATTCATTACACTTTGGAATATGAAAAGCTTCATGAAGATATTGAAGATTCACATACTTTTCTTCAGCTTTGTGTTGATGTCGCCAAAGCCATCGATGCTCATTTgaaggaaaataataattaa
- the LOC103483946 gene encoding MLP-like protein 28 gives MGLYGKLEKDVPIKASASKFHEIFHKRPHHISNVSSDIIHGVNLHEGEWGKVGSIVCWRYFLDGKSRATKEIIEEVDEENNAITFKVIEGHLKEHYEKFRFKIKCIPKEKGSIVHWCLEYEKLHDEIPETHGLLMDLCVKVSKDLDAYLNEGETHKFSLMGRYGKLEIDVPIRAPASKFHEMFHKKPHHISNASSDKIHGVDLHEGEWGQVGSIICWKYFHDGKARIAKEIIEHVDEENNSIAFKVIEGDLTEHYKDFKLTIQCIPKGKGSVVHWILEYEKLHDKIPDSHTLLQFCVEVSKDIDKQLCAY, from the exons ATGGGTCTCTATGGGAAGTTGGAAAAAGATGTACCAATCAAAGCTTCAGCTTCAAAGTTTCATGAAATATTTCATAAGAGACCTCATCATATCTCAAACGTCTCTTCCGACATAATACACGGTGTTAATCTACATGAGGGCGAATGGGGCAAAGTTGGCTCGATCGTCTGCTGgagatattttcttg ATGGGAAGTCTAGAGCGACAAAGGAGATCATTGAAGAAGTTGACGAAGAAAACAATGCAATAACTTTCAAAGTAATCGAGGGACACCTTAAAGAACACTACGAGAAATTTAGGTTTAAAATCAAATGCATTCCAAAGGAAAAGGGAAGTATTGTTCATTGGTGCTTGGAATATGAAAAGCTACATGATGAGATTCCAGAAACACATGGTTTATTAATGGATCTTTGTGTGAAGGTCTCTAAAGACCTTGATGCTTACCTTAATGAAGGTG AAACCCACAAATTTTCCCTGATGGGTAGATATGGAAAGCTGGAAATCGATGTCCCAATTAGAGCTCCCGCTTCAAAGTTTCATGAAATGTTTCACAAGAAACCTCATCACATCTCCAATGCCTCCAGTGACAAAATACACGGCGTCGACCTACATGAGGGCGAATGGGGCCAAGTTGGCTCCATCATTTGCTGGAAATATTTTCACG ATGGTAAAGCTAGAATAGCAAAGGAGATCATTGAACACGTTGACGAAGAAAACAACTCAATCGCTTTCAAAGTAATTGAAGGAGACCTTACTGAACACTACAAGGATTTTAAGCTTACAATCCAATGTATTCCAAAGGGTAAAGGAAGTGTGGTTCATTGGATCTTAGAATATGAGAAGTTGCACGACAAGATTCCAGATTCACATACTTTGCTGCAGTTTTGTGTTGAAGTCTCTAAAGACATCGATAAACAACTTTGTGCGTATTGA